One part of the Homo sapiens chromosome 19, GRCh38.p14 Primary Assembly genome encodes these proteins:
- the CCNP gene encoding cyclin-P isoform 3 (isoform 3 is encoded by transcript variant 3) produces the protein MLVRGRDQGSGSRLGPIVRRWAPRPSPLQSLAASLDAEPSSAAVPDGFPAGPTVSPRRLARPPGLEEALSALGLQGEREYAGDIFAEVMVCRVLPLRALPRAVTPEMRALVVDWLVQVHEYLGLAGDTLYLAVHLLDSYLSAGRVRLHRLQLLGVACLFVACKMEECVLPEPAFLCLLSADSFSRAELLRAERRILSRLDFRLHHPGPLLCLGLLAALAGSSPQVMLLATYFLELSLLEAEAAGWEPGRRAAAALSLAHRLLDGAGSRLQPELYSPEELGTLEPCMARAALRGPAPGRAAVFLKYARPQRQGTSLAAACLLRRLQSEPP, from the exons ATGCTGGTGAGAGGCAGGGACCAGGGGTCCGGCTCCCGGCTCGGGCCTATCGTTAGGCGCTGGGCCCCCAGGCCCTCTCCTTTGCAGAGTCTCGCTGCCTCCCTCGACGCAGAGCCTTCAAGCGCCGCAGTCCCCGACGGCTTCCCCGCGGGCCCCACTGTCTCCCCAAGACGCCTGGCGAGGCCGCCGGGGCTGGAGGAGGCGCTGAGCGCGCTGGGGCTGCAGGGAGAACGCGAGTACGCCGGGGACATCTTCGCCGAAGTCATG GTGTGCCGCGTGCTGCCCCTGAGAGCCCTGCCCCGCGCTGTGACCCCGGAGATGCGCGCCCTGGTGGTAGACTGGCTGGTCCAGGTGCAC GAGTACCTGGGTCTGGCTGGTGACACACTTTATCTGGCGGTTCACCTGCTTGATTCCTACCTGAGCGCTGGCCGCGTGCGTCTACATCGCCTGCAGCTGCTGGGCGTGGCTTGCCTGTTTGTGGCGTGCAAAATGGAAGAGTGCGTGCTTCCCGAG CCcgccttcctctgcctcctgagcgcGGACTCCTTCTCACGGGCGGAGCTGCTGCGCGCCGAGCGTCGCATCCTGAGCCGCCTGGATTTCCGGCTGCACCACCCCGGCCCGCTGCTGTGCCTCGGGCTGCTGGCCGCGCTGGCAGGGAGCAGCCCCCAG GTGATGTTACTTGCCACCTACTTCCTGGAGCTGTCTTTgctggaggccgaggcggcgggATGGGAGCCGGGTCGTCGTGCGGCTGCGGCTCTGAGCCTGGCGCACCGCTTGCTCGACGGGGCGGGCTCCAGGCTCCAGCCAGAACTTTACAG CCCCGAGGAACTGGGCACCCTCGAGCCGTGCATGGCCCGCGCTGCGCTCCGAGGTCCCGCGCCGGGTCGCGCCGCAGTCTTCCTCAAGTATGCGCGGCCCCAGCGCCAGGGGACCAGCCTTGCCGCCGCCTGCCTGCTCCGCCGCCTCCAGTCTGAGCCTCCCTGA
- the CCNP gene encoding cyclin-P isoform 2 (isoform 2 is encoded by transcript variant 2) yields the protein MLVRGRDQGSGSRLGPIVRRWAPRPSPLQSLAASLDAEPSSAAVPDGFPAGPTVSPRRLARPPGLEEALSALGLQGEREYAGDIFAEVMVCRVLPLRALPRAVTPEMRALVVDWLVQVHEYLGLAGDTLYLAVHLLDSYLSAGRVRLHRLQLLGVACLFVACKMEECVLPEPAFLCLLSADSFSRAELLRAERRILSRLDFRLHHPGPLLCLGLLAALAGSSPQVMLLATYFLELSLLEAEAAGWEPGRRAAAALSLAHRLLDGAGSRLQPELYRCSLGGGSVWGHRSFRDLPSWSFLRSRRMRDNY from the exons ATGCTGGTGAGAGGCAGGGACCAGGGGTCCGGCTCCCGGCTCGGGCCTATCGTTAGGCGCTGGGCCCCCAGGCCCTCTCCTTTGCAGAGTCTCGCTGCCTCCCTCGACGCAGAGCCTTCAAGCGCCGCAGTCCCCGACGGCTTCCCCGCGGGCCCCACTGTCTCCCCAAGACGCCTGGCGAGGCCGCCGGGGCTGGAGGAGGCGCTGAGCGCGCTGGGGCTGCAGGGAGAACGCGAGTACGCCGGGGACATCTTCGCCGAAGTCATG GTGTGCCGCGTGCTGCCCCTGAGAGCCCTGCCCCGCGCTGTGACCCCGGAGATGCGCGCCCTGGTGGTAGACTGGCTGGTCCAGGTGCAC GAGTACCTGGGTCTGGCTGGTGACACACTTTATCTGGCGGTTCACCTGCTTGATTCCTACCTGAGCGCTGGCCGCGTGCGTCTACATCGCCTGCAGCTGCTGGGCGTGGCTTGCCTGTTTGTGGCGTGCAAAATGGAAGAGTGCGTGCTTCCCGAG CCcgccttcctctgcctcctgagcgcGGACTCCTTCTCACGGGCGGAGCTGCTGCGCGCCGAGCGTCGCATCCTGAGCCGCCTGGATTTCCGGCTGCACCACCCCGGCCCGCTGCTGTGCCTCGGGCTGCTGGCCGCGCTGGCAGGGAGCAGCCCCCAG GTGATGTTACTTGCCACCTACTTCCTGGAGCTGTCTTTgctggaggccgaggcggcgggATGGGAGCCGGGTCGTCGTGCGGCTGCGGCTCTGAGCCTGGCGCACCGCTTGCTCGACGGGGCGGGCTCCAGGCTCCAGCCAGAACTTTACAGGTGTAGTCTTGGCGGAGGAAGTGTATGGGGTCACCGCAGCTTCAGGGACTTACCTTCCTGGTCATTTTTACGGTCTCGGAGAATGAGAGACAATTATTGA
- the CCNP gene encoding cyclin-P isoform X1: MLVRGRDQGSGSRLGPIVRRWAPRPSPLQSLAASLDAEPSSAAVPDGFPAGPTVSPRRLARPPGLEEALSALGLQGEREYAGDIFAEVMVCRVLPLRALPRAVTPEMRALVVDWLVQVHEYLGLAGDTLYLAVHLLDSYLSAGRVRLHRLQLLGVACLFVACKMEECVLPEETEVRNLGPFQGRE; encoded by the exons ATGCTGGTGAGAGGCAGGGACCAGGGGTCCGGCTCCCGGCTCGGGCCTATCGTTAGGCGCTGGGCCCCCAGGCCCTCTCCTTTGCAGAGTCTCGCTGCCTCCCTCGACGCAGAGCCTTCAAGCGCCGCAGTCCCCGACGGCTTCCCCGCGGGCCCCACTGTCTCCCCAAGACGCCTGGCGAGGCCGCCGGGGCTGGAGGAGGCGCTGAGCGCGCTGGGGCTGCAGGGAGAACGCGAGTACGCCGGGGACATCTTCGCCGAAGTCATG GTGTGCCGCGTGCTGCCCCTGAGAGCCCTGCCCCGCGCTGTGACCCCGGAGATGCGCGCCCTGGTGGTAGACTGGCTGGTCCAGGTGCAC GAGTACCTGGGTCTGGCTGGTGACACACTTTATCTGGCGGTTCACCTGCTTGATTCCTACCTGAGCGCTGGCCGCGTGCGTCTACATCGCCTGCAGCTGCTGGGCGTGGCTTGCCTGTTTGTGGCGTGCAAAATGGAAGAGTGCGTGCTTCCCGAG GAAACTGAGGTCCGGAACTTGGGGCCTTTCCAGGGCAGGGAGTAA
- the CCNP gene encoding cyclin-P isoform X3, with protein MLVRGRDQGSGSRLGPIVRRWAPRPSPLQSLAASLDAEPSSAAVPDGFPAGPTVSPRRLARPPGLEEALSALGLQGEREYAGDIFAEVMEYLGLAGDTLYLAVHLLDSYLSAGRVRLHRLQLLGVACLFVACKMEECVLPEETEVRNLGPFQGRE; from the exons ATGCTGGTGAGAGGCAGGGACCAGGGGTCCGGCTCCCGGCTCGGGCCTATCGTTAGGCGCTGGGCCCCCAGGCCCTCTCCTTTGCAGAGTCTCGCTGCCTCCCTCGACGCAGAGCCTTCAAGCGCCGCAGTCCCCGACGGCTTCCCCGCGGGCCCCACTGTCTCCCCAAGACGCCTGGCGAGGCCGCCGGGGCTGGAGGAGGCGCTGAGCGCGCTGGGGCTGCAGGGAGAACGCGAGTACGCCGGGGACATCTTCGCCGAAGTCATG GAGTACCTGGGTCTGGCTGGTGACACACTTTATCTGGCGGTTCACCTGCTTGATTCCTACCTGAGCGCTGGCCGCGTGCGTCTACATCGCCTGCAGCTGCTGGGCGTGGCTTGCCTGTTTGTGGCGTGCAAAATGGAAGAGTGCGTGCTTCCCGAG GAAACTGAGGTCCGGAACTTGGGGCCTTTCCAGGGCAGGGAGTAA
- the CCNP gene encoding cyclin-P isoform X2: MLVRGRDQGSGSRLGPIVRRWAPRPSPLQSLAASLDAEPSSAAVPDGFPAGPTVSPRRLARPPGLEEALSALGLQGEREYAGDIFAEVMVCRVLPLRALPRAVTPEMRALVVDWLVQVHEYLGLAGDTLYLAVHLLDSYLSAGRVRLHRLQLLGVACLFVACKMEECVLPEGRE; this comes from the exons ATGCTGGTGAGAGGCAGGGACCAGGGGTCCGGCTCCCGGCTCGGGCCTATCGTTAGGCGCTGGGCCCCCAGGCCCTCTCCTTTGCAGAGTCTCGCTGCCTCCCTCGACGCAGAGCCTTCAAGCGCCGCAGTCCCCGACGGCTTCCCCGCGGGCCCCACTGTCTCCCCAAGACGCCTGGCGAGGCCGCCGGGGCTGGAGGAGGCGCTGAGCGCGCTGGGGCTGCAGGGAGAACGCGAGTACGCCGGGGACATCTTCGCCGAAGTCATG GTGTGCCGCGTGCTGCCCCTGAGAGCCCTGCCCCGCGCTGTGACCCCGGAGATGCGCGCCCTGGTGGTAGACTGGCTGGTCCAGGTGCAC GAGTACCTGGGTCTGGCTGGTGACACACTTTATCTGGCGGTTCACCTGCTTGATTCCTACCTGAGCGCTGGCCGCGTGCGTCTACATCGCCTGCAGCTGCTGGGCGTGGCTTGCCTGTTTGTGGCGTGCAAAATGGAAGAGTGCGTGCTTCCCGAG GGCAGGGAGTAA